In the genome of Deltaproteobacteria bacterium, the window GCAGATATTTTTTCAAGCGGTGTTATCGGCGCAACATCGTTCGGACTTGTATTTATCTTTATATTGACACATCTGCTTTCCGGTAAGATGACATTTGATGTGCTCCCTGTAAAGACAGGCGGGGTATTTATAATGACATTATTAAAGGCAAATCTGGTATATGTGGTTTTAAGAATGCTGCTATTTGACAGGAATATCCCATTTTATATATATGCTGTACCATCAGCAATAATTACGACAGTAGTAAGCCCTTTGGTGTTCAATCTCCTTGACAGGATAGAACAATGGGAAGCAGGTAGCAGAAGGATATGATGGGCTTCGT includes:
- the mreD gene encoding rod shape-determining protein MreD translates to VGIFPDFLLIMVFYLGLHSKSPAHAKSKEGIEGVILSFLLGLIADIFSSGVIGATSFGLVFIFILTHLLSGKMTFDVLPVKTGGVFIMTLLKANLVYVVLRMLLFDRNIPFYIYAVPSAIITTVVSPLVFNLLDRIEQWEAGSRRI